The DNA window CAGAGCAGCCCCAGCCCGGCGCCTTGCCAGGACCATGTGGCCACTCCGCCAATCGCCGTCGGAAGGGCAAAGCTGAGCAGCACCCACAGGTAGTATCTCTTATCGACCGCGACCAGTAGTTCTTCTTCCAGCAGGTCAGGCGTATAGCGTTCCAGTTCCGGCTGGCTCCAGTAACCGGCAAACAGCCAGCCGACCTGGGCGTACCAGAAACCCCGCAGCGAGCCCAGCCAGTCGTCGCCATGCAGATGCGGCGAGTGCGGATCGCCCGGCAGGTCGGACCACTGATGATGCCGGCGATGCATGGCGCACCAGATCAGCGGCGAGCCTTCGACGGAAAGACAGCCCAGCGCCATCCAGCAGGCCCGCACCCACGGATACGTTTCAAATGAGCGATGCGTCAGCAGGCGATGGAAGCCGATCGTGATACCCATCCCGGTCAGCAACCAGCCGCCGACCAGCAGGCCCAGATATAGCCAGCCCATAAAGCCGTAGCTCCAGGTCCAGGCGATGGCGCCAATCAGGCCCAGGAACGGCAGCCCGACGGCGATGCCCATCATTAGTTTCTGCGGCCAGGGAGCGGCCGGGATCTGGGTTAATGACGCCGCCGCGGTCGGATCGACGGGAGGGGCCGTTGCAAGGCGGGTGTCTGCCGGCTGCAGCGCTGGCTGGTCAAGGGTCGCCGCCTGGGAATCCGATTCGTCAATGTCCTGGGAGATGAACGAGTCCTTGCTCAACATAAATTACGTCGTGTTCTCGAAGAGTGATCTGGCGGGAAGCAGGCAGAACCGGTCTGGTAAAACTGCAGTAACGATCAGCGTCTTGCCCGGCAGGAATCTGGTCAGGCAGACGCTCGTTGTGATTGACGGGAAAAAAGAAGCGGCTCACCCGGAGGCAAACGGTTTAGTAACGACCGCCTCCACCGCCGCGATTGCCACCGCCGCCATCGCGACGGGGTTGACGGGGCAGGGCTTCATTGACGACCAGCGTGCGGCCGCCCATTTCCGATCCGTTCAGGGCGGATACGGCGCGACTGACTTCTTCCGGCGAATCCATTTCGACGAAACCGAATCCACGGCTCCGGCCCGACTCTCGATCCATGATGACTTCGGCGGAAAGGACGTTGCCATGCGGCTGAAACATCGTTTCCAGTTCCGTGTTGGTACACGACCAGGGCAAGTTGCCCACATACATTTTTTTGGCCATTGCCATCGATCCTTGCGTTTCACCTGCTTCTGCGTAAACGAAAGTGGACCGGTTCGGAATCATGGGGCCGGCAGGAAACGCGACCGCCGCACCCAGACAACCGTTTGGCTCCATGGGTGAAGTATAAAAGATTTGAGAATCCGCTATCAGCGAACGTTCTCGTTTTCATGTAAAAATTCTGTAAAAATCAGCCGTCGTAGTCCGCCTTTCTTTTACCCGGCGGTAGCATTCGTCCGCCCTGGCAAGCCGCTTCAAACCCCATGCAAGAAACTTGTCATTGTGTCAATGGCGATCCCATATCGCCCTTGCACAAGGCTTGCACTAGACTCGCATCCGTCCGACGACGGCGGAAATCGGCCGAAAATCGCCCGCCTCGACATGTGCAAGGCGGTCCGAACCGGGGCGTTGGGCGGTTCCCGCTGCGGGAGCACAGGTCCCTTTAGCTGGCAGTCGAATCATGACAACACCTGACACCTCGCGTTTGCCGCTTTCGCTTCCGCACCCTGCCCCGCCGCCGCGGCCTTACGATGGGCCCCCGCGAGAAGAAGTGATCGCCCTGCGGCGCCAGTTCCTGTCGCCGGGCCTGGTGCAGTACTACCGGGAGCCGCTGCTGATTGTCGACGGCCAGATGCAGTACGTGTGGGACGAAACAGGGAAGCAGTATCTCGACGGGTTCGCCGGCATCGTTACGATCTCCGTCGGACATTGCCATCCGGAAATTGTCGAAAGGGTCCGCGAACAGGTCGGTCGGCTGCAGCACACCACCACCATTTACCTGCATCCCACGATCGGCCAGCTGGCCCAGAAAATGGCGGCCCACATGCCGACCGGCAGCGGGCTCGATGTCAGCTATTTCACCAATTCCGGCAGCGAAGCGAACGAGATCGCCATCCTGGCTTCGCGCGAGCATACGGGCAATGTGGATGTCGTTAGCCTGCGCAACAGCTACCACGGCGGCACGCAGGGAGCGATGGCCCTGACCGCCCACGGCAACTGGAAGTTCAAATCCAGCCCCAGCCATAACGTCAAGAACGCAACGCCAGGCTACTGCTATCGGTGCCCTTACGGACTCGAATATCCCAGTTGCGACGTCCGCTGCGCCCGGGATATCGAAGAGCTGATCCGCTACGAAACGACCGGCGAAGTCGCCTGCTTTATCGGCGAGCCGATCCAGGGCGTCGGCGGGGTGGTGACTCCGCCGCCTGAGTATTTCCAGATCGTTTACGACATTGTTCGCCGCCACGGGGGATTGTGCATCGCCGACGAAGTGCAAACCGGGTTCGGCCGCACCGGCGAGCATTTCTGGGGCTTTGAGAACTGGGGCGTCACTCCCGACCTGGTCACCATGGCCAAAGGAATCGCCAACGGGGCCCCGCTGGGAGCGTGCGTCACCCGGCCCGAGATCGCCCAGGTGATGGCGAACCGCGTGCACTTCAATACGTACGGCGGAAATCCGATCAGCATGACCCAGGGGCTGGCGACGCTGGAAATCATCGACAAAGAGAACCTGCAGGAGAACGCTCGCGTGGTGGGGAACCATCTGCGGGAACGGCTGGAGGAACTAAAGACGCGGCATCGCATGGTGGGCGACGTCCGCGGCAAAGGACTCATGCTGGGCGTTGAACTGGTGCTCGATAAAACGTCCAAAACCCCCGCATCCGCCGCCACAGGCGAGATCATGGAGCTCGCCCGCGAGCGCGGCCTGCTGCTGGGGAAAAGCGGCCTGTACGGCAACGTCTTGCGGATCAAACCGCCGCTGTGCATCACCCGCGACGACGCCGACTTTATGGCCGATTGCCTGGAAGAAACACTTACTCTCGTGGAAGCTCAATCATGAAATACCCCGCTTTGGCGAATACCATCGCCGCGGGTTCGTCCCGTGAAATGTTGCCGATTCTCAGTCCGCTCGACGGCAGCACGCTGTCGGAAGCGCCCTTGTCGACGGCCGCCGATGTCGACGCCGCCGCAAAGGCAGCCGCCGAAGCCCAGGTCGAATGGGGCGCCCGGACCATCCGTCAGCGAGCGCAGGTCTTTTTCCGTTACCGCCAACTGCTGGAGCAGCACCAGCACGAACTGGCCGAGCTCATCCACGAAGAGAACGGCAAAATGCCTGGCGAAGGGCTGGCCGAGATCGTCCGCGCCATCGAGGTCACCGAGTTTGCTTGCGCCCTGCCGCAAATGATCGCCGGCGAAGTTCTAGAGGTCAGCTCCAATGTGGAGTGCCGCACGCAGCGTTCCCCACTGGGGGTGACGGCCTCGATCACGCCGTTTAACTTCCCCATGATGGTGCCGCACTGGACGATCCCGATCGCCCTTTGCCTGGGCAACGCGATGCTCTTCAAGCCGTCGGAAAAAACGCCGCTGAGCGCGATGCGCACCGCCGATCTGCTGCAGCAGGCGGGCCTGCCCGACGGGCTCTTTAGCGTCGTCCATGGCGACCGCAATTCGGTCGAAGCGATCTGCGATCACCCACTGATCAGGGCGGTGACCTTTGTCGGCTCCACCGCAGCGGCCAAAGCCGTTTACATCCGTTCGACCGGCAACCTCAAAAGGGCGCTCTGCCTGGGCGGCGCCAAGAACCACCTGATCGTGCTGCCCGACGCGATTGAAGAGCAAACGGCCGTGAACGTGATTGCTTCCATGGCCGGTTGCGCCGGCCAGCGCTGCATGGCGGCCGCTTCGATGATCGCCGTCGGCAAGGTCGACTCCATTATCGACAAGGTCTGCGAGGAAGCGAAGAAACTCGTCCCCGGCAAGAACCTTGGCGCCGTGATTTCGCTGGAATCAAAACAGCGGATCGAACGTTACATCGACGAGGCCGAAGCAGCCGGCGCCCGGGTGCTGGTCGACGGCCGCAACACGGTCGTGGCCGGACGCGAAGGCGGCTATTATGTCGGCCCCACCGTCCTCGACGGGGTAACGCGCGAGATGAAGATCGCCCAGGACGAAGTCTTTGGCCCGGTCCTGGCCATCCTTCGCGCCAGCGATGTCGAACAGGCGGTAGCGATCGAGAACGCTTCCCCCTACGGCAATGCGGCCGCCGTTTATACCCAGCGAGGCGGCGTCGCCCGGACCATCGCCAACCAGGCCAGCGCCGGCATGATCGGCGTGAACATCGGCGTGCCGGTGCCGCTGGAGCCGTTCGGCTTCGGCGGCTGGAACGACAGCCGTTTCGGCGTCGGCGATATCACGGGCCGCGGTTCGATTGAGTTCTGGACGCAGACAAAGAAGATCACCAGCCGCTGGTCGACCGAACTCAAACAGGGCTGGCTGGGCGACTAAGGATTGCGAAGCTAGTCACTTTTATAATTTAGTTTCGTGGTTTTGCGAGAAAGCAGCCGCAGAAAGTCGACCTACACTCCGTGCAAGATCGCGTTCTTTTGCGGGGACCGTGAAAGGATCAACTGATCGATTCGCGTTCGCCGTTTTGAGGAAGTACAAACGCCGGACAGTCGCCTTTCACTCCGTGAAAGGACGCGTACTTTCTGCGCCGGCTGGTTTGCAAAACAACCAAACCAAAATCGACAGTAATTACCTTCGCGCTCCGAGCAAAAGACGACTGACTGTCGCCTTTGCCGGAACCAGCGGAGTACACGTCCTTTCCCTCCACCCCGGCGACCTGGCTGACGCTTATGAAATTCATCGTCATCCTGCTTTATTTTGCCGTGCTGCTGCTGATCGGCGCTTTGGCGTCACGGCGGGTGAAAACGCTGTCGGACTTTTACGTCGGCGGGAAGAACCTGGGCTACTGGGTCGTGGCATTCAGTTCCCGGGCGAGCGGGGAATCGGCCTGGTTGTACCTGGGGCTGACGGGCCTGGGCGCCATGCTGGGCCTGCAGGCGATGTGGGTGGTCGTTGGCGAAACGCTGGGAGTGGCCATCGCCTGGTTCTTCATGGCGCGGCCATTCAAAAGAGCGACCGACGCCTGCGGCGCCATGACCGTGCCCGACTATCTGGTCAGCCGCTTTGCCGACTGGCCGCGTACGGCCCGTTTTCTGCGTTACCTGTCGGCCGCGGTGCTGACGATTTTTGTCACCATTTACGTCAGTGCGCAGATCGACGCGACCGGCATTGCGTTTGAAGCGTTCCTGAAGTCGGGTTACTTCCGGGGCGCCCTGATCGGCTTTGGCATCGTTGTCATTTACACCCTGTCCGGCGGGTTCGTGGCGGTCGCCT is part of the Lignipirellula cremea genome and encodes:
- a CDS encoding acyl-CoA desaturase encodes the protein MLSKDSFISQDIDESDSQAATLDQPALQPADTRLATAPPVDPTAAASLTQIPAAPWPQKLMMGIAVGLPFLGLIGAIAWTWSYGFMGWLYLGLLVGGWLLTGMGITIGFHRLLTHRSFETYPWVRACWMALGCLSVEGSPLIWCAMHRRHHQWSDLPGDPHSPHLHGDDWLGSLRGFWYAQVGWLFAGYWSQPELERYTPDLLEEELLVAVDKRYYLWVLLSFALPTAIGGVATWSWQGAGLGLLWGGLVRVFITHHITWSINSVCHLFGTRTYESSDQSTNNLLCGVLGIGEGWHNNHHAFPTSARHGLAWWQLDVSWLVIRGMELCGLAWNVRTPSPRAMERKRLAR
- a CDS encoding RNA recognition motif domain-containing protein, whose product is MAKKMYVGNLPWSCTNTELETMFQPHGNVLSAEVIMDRESGRSRGFGFVEMDSPEEVSRAVSALNGSEMGGRTLVVNEALPRQPRRDGGGGNRGGGGGRY
- a CDS encoding aspartate aminotransferase family protein encodes the protein MTTPDTSRLPLSLPHPAPPPRPYDGPPREEVIALRRQFLSPGLVQYYREPLLIVDGQMQYVWDETGKQYLDGFAGIVTISVGHCHPEIVERVREQVGRLQHTTTIYLHPTIGQLAQKMAAHMPTGSGLDVSYFTNSGSEANEIAILASREHTGNVDVVSLRNSYHGGTQGAMALTAHGNWKFKSSPSHNVKNATPGYCYRCPYGLEYPSCDVRCARDIEELIRYETTGEVACFIGEPIQGVGGVVTPPPEYFQIVYDIVRRHGGLCIADEVQTGFGRTGEHFWGFENWGVTPDLVTMAKGIANGAPLGACVTRPEIAQVMANRVHFNTYGGNPISMTQGLATLEIIDKENLQENARVVGNHLRERLEELKTRHRMVGDVRGKGLMLGVELVLDKTSKTPASAATGEIMELARERGLLLGKSGLYGNVLRIKPPLCITRDDADFMADCLEETLTLVEAQS
- the mmsA gene encoding CoA-acylating methylmalonate-semialdehyde dehydrogenase — its product is MKYPALANTIAAGSSREMLPILSPLDGSTLSEAPLSTAADVDAAAKAAAEAQVEWGARTIRQRAQVFFRYRQLLEQHQHELAELIHEENGKMPGEGLAEIVRAIEVTEFACALPQMIAGEVLEVSSNVECRTQRSPLGVTASITPFNFPMMVPHWTIPIALCLGNAMLFKPSEKTPLSAMRTADLLQQAGLPDGLFSVVHGDRNSVEAICDHPLIRAVTFVGSTAAAKAVYIRSTGNLKRALCLGGAKNHLIVLPDAIEEQTAVNVIASMAGCAGQRCMAAASMIAVGKVDSIIDKVCEEAKKLVPGKNLGAVISLESKQRIERYIDEAEAAGARVLVDGRNTVVAGREGGYYVGPTVLDGVTREMKIAQDEVFGPVLAILRASDVEQAVAIENASPYGNAAAVYTQRGGVARTIANQASAGMIGVNIGVPVPLEPFGFGGWNDSRFGVGDITGRGSIEFWTQTKKITSRWSTELKQGWLGD